The following proteins come from a genomic window of Parvularculales bacterium:
- a CDS encoding transporter substrate-binding domain-containing protein: MKKILMSAVVAAFVASPAMAETIRMGTEGAYPPYNMINDQGEVDGFERELGDELCSRAKLDCVWVTNEWDSIIPNLVSGNYDTIMAGMSITDERDEVIDFTEAYFPPSPSIYMGLAGSSVNVKSGVIAAQTATIQAGYVADSGATLVEFATPDETVAAVKNGQADAVLADGDYLMPIIDESGGQLAVMGEVSLGGGIGMGLRESDGSLKAKMNKAIKSVKADGTLNKMIKKWFGDEAATY; the protein is encoded by the coding sequence ATGAAGAAAATTCTAATGTCAGCAGTTGTCGCTGCTTTTGTCGCAAGCCCTGCTATGGCAGAGACCATACGGATGGGCACGGAAGGGGCCTACCCTCCGTATAATATGATCAATGACCAGGGAGAAGTTGACGGTTTTGAACGTGAATTGGGTGATGAGCTTTGCTCACGCGCCAAACTGGACTGCGTCTGGGTGACCAATGAATGGGATTCGATCATTCCCAATCTGGTTTCCGGAAATTACGACACCATCATGGCGGGGATGTCCATCACCGATGAACGGGATGAAGTGATTGACTTCACCGAGGCCTATTTCCCGCCATCACCATCAATCTATATGGGTCTGGCCGGATCTTCCGTTAACGTGAAGAGCGGCGTCATCGCAGCCCAGACGGCGACTATCCAGGCCGGCTATGTCGCGGATAGCGGCGCAACGCTGGTTGAGTTTGCAACCCCTGATGAAACCGTTGCTGCCGTGAAAAACGGTCAGGCTGATGCGGTGCTCGCAGACGGTGATTACCTTATGCCGATCATCGATGAATCCGGCGGTCAGCTTGCAGTCATGGGCGAAGTCTCCCTCGGCGGCGGCATTGGCATGGGACTCCGCGAATCCGACGGTTCACTGAAGGCAAAAATGAACAAAGCCATCAAATCCGTGAAAGCCGACGGAACTTTGAACAAAATGATCAAGAAGTGGTTTGGCGATGAAGCCGCAACCTACTAG
- a CDS encoding ATP-binding cassette domain-containing protein: MAKSEHVLEVRDLHKSYDALEVLKGISLTANNGDVISIIGSSGSGKSTFLRCINLLEASHQGEIIYNGEAVRWTYARGERHPADKKQVVALRTKFSMVFQQFNLWAHMTIAENVIEAPVTVLGHNRDGMMDKARAILDKVGIADKADFYPAQLSGGQQQRAAIARALAMEPQVLLFDEPTSALDPELEQEVIKVIRDLAKENRTMLLVTHDMNLARDVSSKVIFLHEGLVECEGSSAYIFGKPKSARLKQFLKASSI, encoded by the coding sequence TTGGCCAAGTCAGAACATGTTCTTGAAGTTCGTGATTTACATAAAAGCTATGATGCGCTTGAGGTCCTCAAGGGAATCAGCCTGACGGCGAATAATGGCGATGTGATTTCGATCATCGGATCCTCAGGCTCCGGCAAGTCAACGTTTCTGCGTTGCATCAACCTGCTTGAGGCGAGTCATCAGGGCGAGATCATTTATAACGGCGAGGCCGTACGCTGGACTTATGCCAGAGGCGAGCGCCATCCCGCCGATAAAAAGCAGGTCGTAGCGCTTCGCACCAAATTTTCCATGGTTTTCCAGCAGTTCAACCTGTGGGCGCATATGACAATAGCCGAGAACGTTATTGAGGCCCCGGTAACGGTACTCGGCCATAATCGTGATGGGATGATGGATAAGGCCCGCGCCATTCTCGATAAGGTTGGAATTGCCGATAAAGCTGACTTTTATCCGGCCCAGCTTTCCGGCGGACAGCAGCAGCGGGCGGCGATCGCCCGGGCCCTCGCCATGGAACCCCAGGTTTTGCTGTTCGACGAGCCCACTTCAGCCCTCGACCCTGAACTGGAGCAGGAAGTCATCAAAGTCATCAGGGATCTGGCGAAAGAAAACCGCACCATGCTGCTTGTCACCCATGATATGAACCTGGCCCGTGATGTATCCTCAAAAGTGATTTTCCTTCACGAAGGCCTCGTTGAATGCGAGGGCAGCAGTGCCTATATTTTCGGCAAGCCCAAATCGGCACGGCTCAAGCAGTTTCTCAAAGCATCTTCGATATAG